The Agromyces mariniharenae genome includes a window with the following:
- a CDS encoding DUF1349 domain-containing protein, with product MEQRRVEWTAGRWTRDPVSTRQDGDDLVVRAAEGSDYWRTTHYGFIHDDGHGLLAPWPADAAVEVTFDASALTALYDQAGILLWVGDEQWVKAGLEVSDGVLHLGAVVTNGVSDWSMAPVPEWAGQLVTIRASRSGELGDDITLRARTASSGWRTLRVAPFPAAAASAGPMVCAPLRGDLEVRFTGWVLAPADDDLHEDPPLG from the coding sequence ATGGAGCAACGGCGGGTGGAGTGGACGGCCGGGCGGTGGACGCGGGACCCCGTGTCGACCCGGCAGGACGGCGACGACCTCGTGGTCCGCGCCGCCGAGGGCAGCGACTACTGGCGCACGACCCACTACGGGTTCATCCACGACGACGGGCACGGCCTCCTGGCACCGTGGCCGGCGGATGCCGCGGTCGAGGTGACCTTCGACGCGTCGGCGCTGACCGCGCTCTACGACCAGGCGGGCATCCTGCTGTGGGTCGGCGACGAGCAGTGGGTGAAGGCGGGACTCGAGGTCTCCGACGGGGTGCTGCACCTGGGTGCGGTCGTCACGAACGGGGTGTCGGACTGGTCGATGGCTCCGGTGCCGGAGTGGGCCGGGCAGCTCGTCACGATCCGCGCGAGCCGGAGCGGCGAGCTCGGCGACGACATCACGTTGCGCGCCCGCACGGCGTCGAGCGGCTGGCGTACGCTGCGCGTCGCGCCGTTCCCGGCCGCCGCGGCATCCGCCGGACCCATGGTGTGCGCGCCGCTGCGTGGCGACCTCGAGGTGCGGTTCACCGGCTGGGTCCTCGCGCCGGCCGATGACGACCTGCACGAGGACCCGCCGCTGGGGTGA
- a CDS encoding GIY-YIG nuclease family protein yields the protein MTCGIILADGRACDEPVEAGAPLNLCTGHLLEAHDWVARAVGTTDLLPSPCLACGSRIGVRYPSGWVCAECEWRVGEVPDDELDRPRVEVVYYIRYRDQIKIGTSVNPRLRLASLPHDEVLAFERGGRAVEQRRHVQFAAHRFAGTEWFAVHDALLEHIAELSAGVDDPWREYERWVLRRVALRTS from the coding sequence ATGACGTGCGGGATCATCCTCGCCGACGGGCGCGCGTGCGACGAGCCCGTCGAGGCCGGCGCGCCCCTGAACCTGTGCACCGGGCACCTGCTCGAGGCGCACGATTGGGTGGCGCGGGCCGTCGGCACGACCGATCTGCTGCCGTCGCCGTGCCTCGCCTGCGGCTCGCGCATCGGGGTGCGATACCCGTCGGGGTGGGTGTGCGCCGAGTGCGAGTGGCGCGTGGGCGAGGTGCCCGACGACGAGCTCGATCGGCCGCGCGTCGAGGTGGTCTACTACATCCGCTACCGCGACCAGATCAAGATCGGCACGTCGGTCAATCCGCGCCTGCGGCTCGCGAGCCTGCCCCACGACGAGGTCCTCGCCTTCGAGCGCGGCGGTCGCGCGGTCGAGCAGCGGCGACACGTCCAGTTCGCGGCGCACCGGTTCGCGGGCACCGAGTGGTTCGCGGTGCACGACGCGCTGCTCGAGCACATCGCCGAGCTGTCGGCGGGGGTCGACGACCCGTGGCGCGAGTACGAGCGCTGGGTGCTGCGGCGGGTGGCGCTGCGCACGTCGTAG
- a CDS encoding MarR family winged helix-turn-helix transcriptional regulator, producing MLALENQVCFALAVAARGVIGVYRPILEPLGLTHPQYLVMLALWGRSPRTVRDLGEALQLEPATLSPLLKRLEAQGYVTRERSARDERALDVALTDAGRALRERALAIPPQVVDRLGMSLDELGALRDRLAEVIAAVQRG from the coding sequence CTGCTCGCCCTCGAGAACCAGGTCTGCTTCGCGCTGGCGGTGGCCGCGCGCGGCGTGATCGGGGTGTACCGGCCGATCCTCGAGCCGCTCGGGCTCACGCACCCGCAGTACCTCGTGATGCTCGCGCTCTGGGGCCGCAGCCCGCGCACCGTGCGCGACCTCGGCGAGGCCCTGCAGCTCGAGCCGGCGACGCTCTCGCCGCTGCTCAAGCGGCTCGAGGCGCAGGGCTACGTGACCCGCGAGCGCAGCGCCCGCGACGAGCGCGCGCTCGACGTCGCGCTGACGGACGCCGGGCGTGCCCTCCGCGAGCGGGCGCTCGCGATCCCGCCGCAGGTCGTCGACCGGCTCGGGATGAGCCTCGACGAGCTCGGCGCGCTGCGCGACCGCCTCGCCGAGGTGATCGCGGCGGTGCAGCGCGGCTGA
- a CDS encoding DM13 domain-containing protein — MPDAPDPVDRATDAAAPRSGRRRVWWWVIGGVLVAGAVIAALVFQPWLLFIDVRVDDAIPVTSPTAAATPSAGDDSSSPPVARDTPLPSTPAEPAGPVELSSGSLISHEHETTGTVRVIQLPDGTRQLAIEDLQTTNGPDVHVWLSAGPVIEGFDGWFTAGGHPYVDLGMIKGNQGNQLYDIPVDVDLAAYPTVDLWCVQFSVSFGAAALVPS; from the coding sequence ATGCCTGACGCACCCGACCCGGTCGACCGCGCCACGGATGCCGCAGCACCGCGGTCGGGCCGGCGCCGGGTGTGGTGGTGGGTCATCGGCGGCGTCCTCGTGGCCGGCGCCGTGATCGCAGCCCTCGTGTTCCAGCCGTGGCTGCTCTTCATCGACGTGCGGGTCGACGACGCGATCCCGGTGACGTCGCCGACGGCCGCTGCGACACCGTCGGCGGGCGACGACTCCTCGTCGCCGCCGGTGGCCCGCGACACCCCGCTTCCGTCGACGCCGGCGGAACCCGCGGGACCCGTCGAGCTGTCGAGCGGCTCGCTCATCAGCCACGAGCACGAGACGACCGGCACGGTGCGCGTGATCCAGTTGCCCGACGGAACCCGTCAGCTCGCGATCGAAGACCTCCAGACGACGAACGGTCCCGACGTGCACGTGTGGCTCAGCGCCGGACCGGTGATCGAGGGGTTCGACGGCTGGTTCACCGCAGGCGGTCACCCCTACGTCGACCTCGGCATGATCAAGGGCAACCAGGGGAACCAGCTCTACGACATCCCCGTCGACGTCGACCTCGCCGCGTATCCGACCGTCGACCTCTGGTGCGTGCAGTTCAGCGTCTCGTTCGGCGCCGCCGCGCTCGTCCCGAGCTGA
- a CDS encoding NAD(P)-dependent oxidoreductase: MATIAWIGLGHMGGPMSGNLVAAGHEVRGVDPDPACRAAAAEHGVQVVDSIADAVQGADAAFTSLPRGEHVREVLGGAGGVWETAPTTALLLDTSTVDVETSRWSHDQSAARGFRFVDSPVSGGIAGAHAGTLTFMLGGEEAAVAEAAELVEPMAGHVFRVGGPTMGIAAKLANNLMLFVSLLGVSEGSQLAAELGLDAETFFQVASVSSGDSWPLRTWYPVPGVVPTSPANRNFDATFTTVLAQKDLSFAVAAGDVAGLHLPASRIALDQFDQLIDEGYGGKDCSLIVKYASADGSIEGFDPDA, encoded by the coding sequence ATGGCGACGATCGCCTGGATCGGTCTGGGGCACATGGGCGGCCCGATGTCGGGCAACCTCGTCGCCGCGGGGCACGAGGTGCGCGGGGTCGATCCCGACCCGGCGTGCCGAGCGGCCGCGGCCGAGCACGGCGTGCAGGTCGTCGACTCGATCGCCGACGCGGTGCAGGGCGCCGATGCCGCATTCACGTCGTTGCCACGCGGCGAGCACGTGCGCGAGGTGCTGGGTGGCGCGGGCGGCGTGTGGGAGACCGCTCCGACGACGGCGCTGCTGCTCGACACGTCGACCGTCGACGTCGAGACGTCGCGGTGGTCGCACGACCAGTCCGCCGCGCGCGGCTTCCGCTTCGTCGACTCGCCCGTCTCGGGCGGCATCGCGGGTGCGCACGCCGGCACGCTCACGTTCATGCTCGGGGGCGAGGAGGCGGCCGTCGCCGAGGCCGCCGAGCTCGTCGAGCCGATGGCCGGGCACGTGTTCCGCGTCGGCGGGCCGACCATGGGCATCGCGGCGAAGCTCGCGAACAACCTCATGCTGTTCGTGTCGCTGCTCGGCGTCTCCGAGGGGTCGCAGCTCGCGGCGGAGCTCGGGCTCGACGCCGAGACCTTCTTCCAGGTCGCGTCGGTGTCGTCGGGCGACTCGTGGCCGCTGCGCACCTGGTACCCGGTGCCGGGCGTCGTGCCGACGAGCCCGGCCAACCGCAACTTCGACGCCACGTTCACGACCGTGCTGGCGCAGAAGGACCTCTCGTTCGCGGTCGCCGCGGGCGACGTCGCCGGGCTGCACCTGCCTGCGTCGCGCATCGCGCTCGACCAGTTCGACCAGCTCATCGACGAGGGCTACGGCGGCAAGGACTGCAGCCTCATCGTGAAGTACGCGTCGGCCGACGGGAGCATCGAGGGGTTCGATCCCGATGCCTGA
- a CDS encoding alcohol dehydrogenase catalytic domain-containing protein, which yields MTEPATGATTTATEPTGTAATATARSRTITGAVLEELGRDWPYADSKPITVSELQLDAPGPDELLVRIEAAGVCHSDLSVVDGNRPRPVPMLLGHEAAGIVEEVGAAASAAGFAVGDRVVTAFLPRCGDCDGCRTGGVMPCVPGTAANTAGTLFDGSIRLHRGGEPVHHHLGVSGFATHAVVDRRSAVVVGSDVPADVAAVLGCAVLTGGGAVVNAGAVQPGQDVVVVGLGGVGMAALITAVSLRHGRVIGVDAVPAKLDRARELGATAAMTPDEAVAAGLRAPLVVEAAGHPRAFETAFALTAPGGRTVTVGLPSPTALAQVSPLTITAEARTIVGSYLGSAVPSRDIPRYAELWREGRLPVEALISSHIALDEIAAAMDTLAEGRAIRQVIRF from the coding sequence ATGACCGAACCCGCGACCGGAGCGACAACCACCGCGACCGAACCCACCGGCACTGCCGCGACCGCGACCGCCCGCAGCCGCACGATCACGGGCGCCGTGCTCGAGGAGCTCGGGCGCGACTGGCCCTACGCCGACTCGAAGCCGATCACCGTCTCGGAGCTCCAGCTCGATGCGCCCGGTCCCGACGAGTTGCTCGTGCGCATCGAGGCGGCCGGCGTCTGCCACTCCGACCTCTCGGTGGTCGACGGCAATCGGCCGCGTCCGGTGCCGATGCTGCTCGGCCACGAGGCCGCGGGCATCGTCGAGGAGGTCGGCGCCGCGGCATCCGCTGCTGGCTTCGCCGTCGGCGACCGGGTGGTCACCGCGTTCCTGCCGCGGTGCGGCGACTGCGACGGATGCCGCACCGGCGGCGTCATGCCCTGCGTGCCCGGCACCGCCGCGAACACGGCGGGGACGCTGTTCGACGGGAGCATCCGCCTGCACCGCGGCGGCGAGCCCGTGCACCACCACCTCGGCGTCTCGGGGTTCGCGACCCACGCCGTGGTCGATCGCCGCTCGGCGGTGGTCGTCGGATCCGACGTGCCGGCGGATGTCGCGGCGGTGCTCGGCTGCGCGGTGCTCACCGGCGGCGGGGCGGTCGTGAACGCGGGCGCGGTGCAGCCCGGACAGGACGTGGTCGTCGTCGGGCTCGGCGGCGTCGGCATGGCGGCGCTCATCACCGCGGTGTCGCTGCGGCACGGGCGCGTCATCGGCGTCGACGCCGTCCCGGCGAAGCTCGATCGCGCCCGCGAGCTGGGCGCCACGGCGGCGATGACGCCCGACGAGGCGGTCGCGGCGGGCTTGCGCGCACCGCTCGTGGTCGAGGCGGCGGGGCATCCGCGCGCCTTCGAGACGGCGTTCGCGCTGACCGCGCCGGGCGGGCGCACCGTGACAGTCGGGCTGCCGTCGCCGACCGCGCTCGCGCAGGTGTCGCCGCTCACGATCACCGCCGAGGCGCGCACGATCGTCGGGAGCTACCTCGGGTCCGCCGTGCCGTCGCGGGACATCCCGCGCTACGCCGAGCTGTGGCGCGAGGGCCGGCTGCCGGTCGAGGCGCTCATCTCGTCGCACATCGCGCTCGACGAGATCGCCGCCGCGATGGATACGCTCGCCGAGGGCCGGGCGATCCGCCAGGTGATCCGGTTCTGA
- a CDS encoding MFS transporter, protein MAVGNSTQGTSQQSPSSGASGSTARSGLRKVVAASMAGTIVEWYEFFLYATAATLVFNVIFFPPSENPLDNIIKAFLTYAVGFIARPLGGIVFGHFGDKYGRKRLLQLAIILVGVSTFLMGCLPTFDAIGYAAPILLVVLRFFQGFAVGGEWGGAVLLVAEHSPDKERGFWASWPQAAVPAGNLIATVVLLTLSWTLSEEAFLSWGWRVAFWLSVVIVAVGYYIRTKVTDAPIFIEAQAEAEQDKRTRYGVLEVLKRYPRGVFTAMGLRFGENIMYYLVVTFSITYMSAHLGMNTSTILTLILFAHVVHFAVIPVVGRFSDKLGRKPVYATGAVLAAVWGFIAFPLFDTENDWLIVGVLILGLMIHALMYAGQPAIMAEMFPTRMRYSGVSLGYQVTSIVAGSLAPIIATLLLSTYGSWVPVAIYLALAAAVTLVAVIALRETVGISLRSIDDADREKLAERVEA, encoded by the coding sequence ACGTCCCAGCAATCCCCATCGTCCGGGGCATCCGGCTCGACCGCGCGCAGCGGACTGCGCAAGGTCGTCGCGGCCTCGATGGCCGGCACCATCGTGGAGTGGTACGAGTTCTTCCTCTACGCCACCGCCGCCACGCTCGTCTTCAACGTGATCTTCTTCCCGCCGAGCGAGAACCCGCTCGACAACATCATCAAGGCGTTCCTCACCTACGCGGTCGGCTTCATCGCCCGCCCGCTCGGCGGCATCGTGTTCGGCCACTTCGGCGACAAGTACGGCCGCAAGCGCCTGCTGCAGCTCGCGATCATCCTCGTGGGCGTCAGTACGTTCCTCATGGGCTGCCTGCCGACGTTCGACGCGATCGGCTACGCCGCGCCGATCCTGCTCGTGGTGCTCCGCTTCTTCCAGGGCTTTGCGGTCGGCGGCGAGTGGGGCGGTGCCGTGCTCCTCGTCGCCGAGCACTCGCCCGACAAGGAGCGCGGTTTCTGGGCGAGCTGGCCGCAGGCCGCCGTGCCCGCCGGCAACCTCATCGCGACCGTCGTGCTCCTCACGCTCTCGTGGACGCTCTCCGAGGAGGCGTTCCTCAGCTGGGGCTGGCGCGTCGCGTTCTGGCTGTCGGTCGTGATCGTCGCGGTCGGCTACTACATCCGCACCAAGGTCACCGATGCGCCGATCTTCATCGAGGCGCAGGCCGAGGCCGAGCAGGACAAGCGCACCCGCTACGGCGTGCTCGAGGTGCTCAAGCGCTACCCGCGCGGCGTCTTCACCGCCATGGGACTGCGCTTCGGCGAGAACATCATGTACTACCTCGTCGTGACGTTCTCGATCACCTACATGTCCGCGCACCTCGGCATGAACACGTCGACGATCCTCACGCTCATCCTGTTCGCGCATGTCGTGCACTTCGCGGTGATCCCCGTCGTCGGCCGCTTCAGCGACAAGCTCGGCCGCAAGCCGGTCTACGCGACCGGCGCCGTGCTCGCGGCCGTCTGGGGCTTCATCGCCTTCCCGCTGTTCGACACCGAGAACGACTGGCTCATCGTCGGCGTGCTCATCCTCGGCCTCATGATCCACGCGCTCATGTACGCCGGCCAGCCCGCCATCATGGCCGAGATGTTCCCGACGCGCATGCGCTACTCGGGCGTCTCGCTCGGCTACCAGGTCACGTCGATCGTCGCCGGATCGCTCGCGCCGATCATCGCGACCCTGCTCCTTTCGACCTACGGCTCGTGGGTGCCCGTGGCGATCTACCTCGCGCTCGCCGCGGCGGTCACGCTCGTCGCGGTCATCGCGCTCCGCGAGACGGTGGGCATCTCGCTGCGCTCGATCGACGACGCCGACCGCGAAAAGCTCGCCGAGCGGGTCGAGGCGTAA